The genome window GTCCTCTTTCTATCACATCAATGGCTGGAGAGGGTCCCGAGGATAGAAGAGAGACCGCAGAGGAGAGGGGTGGCCAGGGTGATTGCCGGCCGTACCCCGGGGGGGCACTAATGCCGCCACCAACAAATCCATCAGCCCCCAAGTGTGGAATAGAACATAATGAGAACAGCAGCGACCTTCATGGTCATCATGACCAATGACAGGAAGGCACAAGCCATGGGTTTCAATCCgtgaacatatttttattgattggaAACATACGATTTAAGACAAAGCAGTGTTTGACACGCAGAGCAGCTCCAAGTGTTTCTTTAACCACAACCTTGTTCCCAGTGGAACACCAACACTAACAGCCTCCTAAAGTGGAGACAGGACACCACCTGGAGCATGGGCCTGTCGGCGGGCCAACCAGGACGGGGTCTGGGGAGGACGGAGATGCTTCCGGAAGGTGATGGGAAAGTCAGCAGAAAATGAACATTAAACAGGCTTCTCCCAAGGAACCGTCAACCAAATTTGTCTTCTTTCTAGATGGGCGATGGCCCTGGGGTGTGATTTGGAACTTAGCAATAAAGTACAGGTCACAGCTTGGGAAAACTGGGCCAGCAGGAGTCACCTGAGGTCCTTAACAGAACCTCAGATTTTGCACTGACAGCAGACGGGGACACAGCAGCTGCACTGGGAGCAGCAGGGTTTgcagcagctggactgggagcagcagggttTGCAGCAGCTGNNNNNNNNNNgactgggagcagcagggcttgcagcagctggactgggagcagcagggcttgcagcagctggactgggagcagcagggtttgcagcagctggactgggagcagcaggggacacagcagctggactgggagcagcagggcttgcagcagctggactgggagcagCCACAGGAGCCACAGCCCCCCTTGCAACCTCCACAAGAGCCACAGCCCCCCTTGCAGCCCCCACAGGAGCCACAGCTGGAGCAGGAACAGGCTGGCACACAGCAGCACACGGGCTTGCAGCAGCACACGGGCACACAGCAGCCGGAGCCACAGCCCCCACAGCCGGAGCCACAGCCCCCACAGCCGGAGCCACAGCCCCCGGAACAGCCACAGCAGCTCATGGTTCTGGTGGGTTGAGGGTGGAGCAGGTCAGAGGAGCAGGTGCAGAGGACAGTGCTCAGGTGTGGGGCCTCCTGGGCCGGGGCCCTTTATACACCTGCCCAGGGTCAGCTGAGATGCTGGACACACGGTCACTTCCTGGTTCCTGTTGTGCCACTCTCCCAGGGAAAtcgtatttgtttgtttgtttttcatctgaaaataaCCTCAGTGCTGTTTTTGCACTTTTCCTTCAGTCCACCGTTTCCCCTCATGTGCTCCCTGACAGACGGGAAAGCTGTCCGTCCGTGTGTCCGCGGAAGGTGATGGGAGCAGGGCTCTTGGCTTGGAGGCCGGGCTCATCTCAGCGACCTGTATTGGTCCCCTGGGGCTCCAGAGCAGGCGGCCACAGGTGGAGGGCTTGACAGCAGACGTTCCTGCTCCCGCAGCCTGGAGGCTGCAGGTCCTCGGTGGAGTCAGCAGGGTCGTGGGCTCCCTGAGGCTCTGCGGGAGGATCGGTGCTGCCTCTTCCGGCTCCTGGGGCTGCCGGCATCCTTGACGAGCCCTGCGTCGCGCTGGAGCCTGACCCCTCTTCACGTGGCCTTTCTCCCCGTGCGTCTGCACCTCACCTCTCCTCTTTGCTCTCACGAGGACACCGGCCTTCAGTTAGGTCGTCACCTTGTCCGGGACAACCTCAGCCTGGGTCCGCCTGCAAAGACCTGATGTCCCAATGAGGGCGGATTCTGAAGTTCCAGAAGGACACGGTTCAATCCCCTGCACTGTCTCATGACGTTCCTGACGTCGCCCCTGGTGCCGCCCTGACCGTGAAAGCCCAGGGACTGTCCACAGAAGGCACAGGGGATGGAGTCCAGGGAAATGCTCTGGACCGGTCAGTCCTGTCCTGCCTGTCGCCTCTGGGAAGAACAGGACTGAAGGTCAGGACAGGACCCAGCACTAGGATTTAACTCAGGATCAGGAAAGGACCCAGGGTCAGGATTGGGTTGAGAATTAGAAAAGGACTTAGGGTCAGGATGGGACCCAGAATCAAGATAAGACTCAGAATCAGAACACTACtcagcagtgcctgggtggcccagttggttaaggtctaactcttggttttagctcagatatgatctcagggtcctgacatcaagccccacgttgggatccctgcttagtTCTGCTCCTCctcagctcatt of Mustela nigripes isolate SB6536 chromosome 1, MUSNIG.SB6536, whole genome shotgun sequence contains these proteins:
- the LOC132008332 gene encoding LOW QUALITY PROTEIN: uncharacterized protein LOC132008332 (The sequence of the model RefSeq protein was modified relative to this genomic sequence to represent the inferred CDS: deleted 1 base in 1 codon), with protein sequence MGLSAGQPGRGLGRTEMLPEGDGKNLRFCTDSRRGHSSCTGSSRVCSSWTGSSRACSSWTGSSRACSSWTGSSRVCSSWTGSSRGHSSWTGSSRACSSWTGSSHRSHSPPCNLHKSHSPPCSPHRSHSWSRNRLAHSSTRACSSTRAHSSRSHSPHSRSHSPHSRSHSPRNSHSSSWFWWVEGGAGRGAGAEDSAQVWGLLGRGPLYTCPGTSPGKAGKTGGRGTDSPGHGEQVPGDRRQVYKGVPAQEAPHLSTVLRTCSSDLLHPQPTRTMGCCGSGCCVPVCCCKPVCCCVPACSCSSCGSCGGFKGGCGSCGCSQSSCYVPCCCQCKI